The following are from one region of the Rhipicephalus microplus isolate Deutch F79 chromosome 1, USDA_Rmic, whole genome shotgun sequence genome:
- the LOC119178371 gene encoding uncharacterized protein LOC119178371, which translates to MKNIIVTACLFGVLAVIAGASILPEDQIDLTDTLETTSEDLAEEAIALGQILRDVAADMAQDRTLDVEEEEYSFRSFWEKFKASIKKAGKKMKMAFKTIGKELKEPVKVVAKAAANVALEKAQEILKKKAVTLVAKILEKSIPVYAIEDNVNETDFFEQLGVQIDQVGQRLINQGQALKFL; encoded by the exons ATGAAGAATATTATTGTAACAGCTTGTTTATTTGGTGTCCTGGCTGTAATAG CGGGGGCTTCCATCCTTCCAGAGGATCAAATTGATCTTACCGACACCTTAGAGACCACATCGGAGGATCTAGCAGAGGAAGCAATTGCGCTTGGTCAGATCCTACGCGATGTGGCAGCTGATATGGCGCAAGATAGAACGCTTGACGTAGAG GAAGAAGAATATTCTTTTCGTAGCTTTTGGGAAAAATTCAAGGCATCAATAAAAAAGGCAGGAAAGAAAATGAAGATGGCCTTCAAGACCATAGGAAAAGAGCTTAAAGAACCTGTCAAGGTCGTCGCCAAAGCCGCTGCAAACGTGGCCCTTGAGAAAGCACAAGAAATACTTAAGAAGAAGGCTGTGACGTTGGTTGCGAAAATTCTTGAGAAATCGATTCCTGTCTATGCTATTGAAGATAATGTTAACGAGACAGACTTCTTCGAACAACTAGGCGTCCAAATAGACCAAGTAGGACAGAGACTCATCAATCAAGGTCAAGCATTGAAATTTCTGTGA
- the LOC142768791 gene encoding uncharacterized protein LOC142768791: protein MKLQVFALCAFLALAVCEGECGFHDDFKVSMKKVLFNHGKKATDEVINKPYLDDSIETYYWDQRLKRQDCQLFLDGMLSKFTEGLKSAERKIIETENAVKEKTRTAAKKISELFGKIVGK from the exons ATGAAGCTGCAAGTCTTTGCTCTCTGCGCATTTCTGGCACTTGCTGTATGTG AAGGTGAGTGCGGGTTTCACGACGACTTTAAGGTTTCAATGAAGAAGGTGCTTTTTAACCATGGAAAGAAAGCCACTGATGAAGTCATAAATAAACCATATTTGGATGACTCAATTGAAACCTACTACTGGGACCAACGCCTAAAACGCCAG GATTGCCAACTTTTCCTTGATGGTATGCTATCCAAGTTTACAGAAGGCTTGAAAAGTGCTGAACGTAAGATCATAGAAACTGAGAATGCCGTTAAAGAGAAGACGAGAACGGCTGCAAAGAAGATTTCCGAACTTTTTGGAAAAATTGTtggcaaataa